From the genome of Rhododendron vialii isolate Sample 1 chromosome 10a, ASM3025357v1:
GTCCAAGACACCTCAACACCCTGTTCCTCCATAATCCAAATGTCAAAACACTTCTCCAAGTGCGATGAAAGTTCCCAACCGGATGTATAAAGAACTAGGGCAAGGGAATCATTTAGAACAAAAAGTCTCCTTTCCCTGGAATTGTCCAATGAGCAAACTTCTGGAACGGGAATTACATCAAACACCTCGTTGGACATACGAAACGCGATAATTTTCCGATCACCACTGGGGCCGCATGCGAACCAGTAAAAATCACCATTCCACGATGAGCAAGAAGAATATTTGAAATTGAGACCGAAACCAAAAGAGGAATCCAGGACAACTTTCCTCCAAGAATCTGTACTCAAGTCGTATATTTCAATAGTTTCATCGATACTAGAATATATATGACGAAATTCAAACTTAACCACTTTATAATCATTGGTATAGGGATCAAACCCAAATCCCAAATTGCTAAAATGATCAGTTTTGTAAGACGATTGAGGAAGCACCCTGAATTCTCTAATAGAAGGGTTACATAAGATAATGGTTTGGTTAAACGCGAGGCCGGAGAGACAAACGACGCCGTTGCAATGACCCAATAGTCGGAGCTCGTTATCCAGATCAGTGGAAGATATGACTATATCTTGGGTTGAGGTTTCGTTTGGGACCAAGGACAGGGTAATGCTGCCCTTGCCGCCGCCGTTGAGGGACCGCTTAACGAGGACACAGTCAGTGTTTTCGGCGGCGGCGCGATTGCAATGGAGGGAAACGAAACTAGGGTTTTGGATGAGAGCATACCAGTTTTTGCAGACTGACTTGAATCGAACAAGGGGCTTCACCGGAAAGGTGAAAGAGACTGCAAATATTAcaagagggagaggaagacagagagagaggttgGTTTTTAGAGTGAGATGGCAAAATCAAAAATCTGCCTAAACAAAGAAAGACGCGTCCTTTATATAGAGGGCTCTACAGAATTCAAACAGTAAAATGAAATTATTACAACTTTAAAGTGAAAACTTTGCTGGGTACACACTGGGCCCCGTCAACACAAAAATCTCCACCGAAAGTTGAAAATCACTCCTTTATTGAGTGCCTTTGAAATTACTCCTTTATTGAGTGCCTTTGAAATTACTCCATAATTGAGTCTTCTGTTGATCTTTAGCACATCGGCATATTCTATTAGTTCagaattcttttttctttcattatcagaacgaaataGTCTTCTCATTATGAGATGATTGTGTTAGTGCTCACATAATCCATTTTATCATAAtccaaccttttttttatttttatttaaatgaaAGAGAACATTCCTGATAGCACGTCTGTCAACGATTTACCGGAGCAAGGCCAAATCACCCTTTTCGGGTCCTCCTGGCCAGACAAATCCGAACGCGACTTGGGTGACCTCCCATGTTACCTTACATTTATTTAAAAGGCTTTATGATGATATCATGGCTTATGCTTACACTAACAGTCAAATTTAAGCCATATGAATGGCTCTGACGGTGTCGTTTGTCTCACCGAAGGCGGGTATCACTCCACCATTGCGTCGTGCAACCCTTCGATGAGAGAATTCAGGGTACTTCCTCAACCCTCTTATAAAAAGGCTATGTAGCTGCTTTGGGATTTGGGTTTGATCCCTCTACGGATGATTATAAAGTGGTTAAGTTTGGGTACAACAATCCACATACCATCACTGATGAGATTGACAAAACAATTGAAATATATGAGCTGAGTACAGATTCTTGGAGGGAATCATGTGAATTCCCAGATTcagtttgatttgaattttgtttgtttatcttTCGCATCGTGGAAAGAGGATTTCTATTGGTACATGTTCTGCCCCGATGGTGCTGATGCTATTCTTGTGTTTCGGATGACGGATGAAGTGTTCGATGCAAAGCCCTTGCCAGAAGTTTGCTCGTTAGACGATTCCATACGAAGTGAACTTTTCGTTCTGAATGATTCCCTTGCCCGGTTTCTTTGTCCATTGAAGTGGTCGGAATCATCATTTTCAGCATGGAATTTTTCGTTTTCTGTGCGGAATTGTCCATTGGAGAAGTGCTTTGACATTTGGGTTATGGATCAACAGGGTGTTGAGGTATCTTGGACCAAAAAATTTGCTATTGGACCTCTCCAGTGGCTTGAATATCCATTGGGATTTCGGCAAAATGGTGAGTTCCTCTTGGTGAGTGATGGTGGACAGATGATGTCGTACAACCTTGATACGCGGCGGATACAGGAGTATCAAGTGTACGGTCATTCTCCTTCACGATGTTTACAAGTTCTGCTATACACAGTGTTTGGTTTCAGTCAAGAGACACAATGAGTGTGATGGACATGATGATTTGCATGTTTAACTTGATTGTGGGCTTCTTATCCTCATGATTAAGTATATGTTTTGTGCTGCACAATGGATTTCTGAAGTGCTTTAGGCAGTCGTTGCCTTTCACTggctttgaaaagaaaaagaaggtaaatgaGTGGTTGCATTCGTCTATGGAAAGGTCTCCTTGACAGTCTTCTCCGCAAAGGCATTGATATTGAAAGCTACTTTTTCTGGGCCTGCATGTCCTGACGTCCATGGAGAGGAAAGGAAGGTTGGATTCCATGGTTTTCTTCAATATGTTTCATAATCAAGTTTGTTACACTTATGTTCAGAAAAAAACATATTGAAGTTGTTGCTCATTCACAACTCACAGGGCAATTTCTATTGCCGTACGTCTAATGAAGCTTCTCCTTCTTATGAAAACAAATGTTTCCATTTCCTGGTTTTTCCAAAGGTAGATCCAAGAGGAGTTCATCTTTGGATTATGTATTGAGCTGGGGTTAAGATGCTAGATATGGAATGAGGAATTGCATGTGTCACTTGCATGTGGTTACTCATAGCTGTGATTTCTATTGCCGTCTAattatgatattttcttaaattaCGTGAAAGTCAAAATAGgcgcaacaaattgggacggagggagtataacctCTCATGAATTTGCTCAATATGAGGAGAAAATTGGTAAGAAGTCACAATCTAAATCTTTAGAACCACACCTCATACTACCCTTCTATTGTACAGGTGATCACAAAACTATCCACTACTAGGGCCATGGTGTCACTAACATTTCTTTTATGAGGCCGTGTTTCTGTGTGTACCCTTTCAATGCGTTAAACTTAGAATTCGTGTTTGCAATTGGAATTCATGTTTATACACTGATGGTAGGATGCCAAAtgctgtttctttttcttcttcttgtggtCAATTAGCTTAGCATGTGTTTTGGGAAGTTGTCTGAATTGGAAACTGCAGATTCTGCAACCTAGCTTGAGACTCTTGAGGAACATCACTGTTTACTCTTTTAGGTTGGCTTAAAGCGAGCTAGTTGTTTCCTGCCTTAACACCAAGAGTTCTACTCACTCCACTTGGGTGCTAACTTGGTTTGAAATTCCAATGACTGCTTCGAGAGTTGATCTCTAATTCGATGGGAAATGTTATTTGTGTATGAGAGAATGTAATCAAGCTGGTTAAGTTTATTTTACCTTATGATAATATTTGTTTGACGAAACTAATAATGAATGGATATATAAAACTTATAATTTATTGGATATACTTTTTTACTGGTTTGCTAAAAATAATATCGCACACTTCTTGTGGTATTCTATATTTCATGCCTCATGTGGTCATTTATCAAGGACATGTTTAATTTGTGTCGTAAATGTTTTTAGTCAAACCACAACGGCTTTGGTTGGAACCtaaggaaatgaaagaaaaaataaaaaaaaattctctccccttgtttggtttaaaaagaaagtgagaggaaaataagaa
Proteins encoded in this window:
- the LOC131302822 gene encoding F-box protein At3g07870-like, translating into MGVSFTFPVKPLVRFKSVCKNWYALIQNPSFVSLHCNRAAAENTDCVLVKRSLNGGGKGSITLSLVPNETSTQDIVISSTDLDNELRLLGHCNGVVCLSGLAFNQTIILCNPSIREFRVLPQSSYKTDHFSNLGFGFDPYTNDYKVVKFEFRHIYSSIDETIEIYDLSTDSWRKVVLDSSFGFGLNFKYSSCSSWNGDFYWFACGPSGDRKIIAFRMSNEVFDVIPVPEVCSLDNSRERRLFVLNDSLALVLYTSGWELSSHLEKCFDIWIMEEQGVEVSWTKKFTIGPLKGIYFALGFRLNGEFLFEGDRGQLMSYHIDTQQIKKYQVYGHWPPGCLQVLLYNESLVSVKRHNERDGHDDLHP
- the LOC131302823 gene encoding uncharacterized protein LOC131302823; this translates as MNGSDGVVCLTEGGYHSTIASCNPSMREFRILGGNHVNSQIQFDLNFVCLSFASWKEDFYWYMFCPDGADAILVFRMTDEVFDAKPLPEVCSLDDSIRSELFVLNDSLARFLCPLKWSESSFSAWNFSFSVRNCPLEKCFDIWVMDQQGVEVSWTKKFAIGPLQWLEYPLGFRQNGEFLLVSDGGQMMSYNLDTRRIQEYQVYGHSPSRCLQVLLYTVFGFSQETQ